The following nucleotide sequence is from Methanobrevibacter oralis.
TTTTTAGACATAGCATTTAAATTACTGTTTTTAAGTTTAGTAATGTATGTTTTATTATATTCATACTCTTCTTTCATCATACTAATAATTGTTTTTTGAATATTTAATTCTACAAGTAATGAATTTAAACTTTCAAAATTCCCATTTAAAAATAAATCATATTTAACTTTGTCTATATAGTTTAAATTCTTAAAAAAATCATGAGGTAATTTTTTAACAAATGGTTTTACTATTTCATACATAATTCTCTTATACTCATCATCACAATTATCTAATTCATTTATAAATTGTAATATGTCAATTTCTACCAGTTTTTTATATAAATTTTCAAGTAATATTTCATGTTTTGATGATTTAAGAACATTAATTACTTCTTTTGTTATAAAAATACGATCTTGAAGATTTTTTATATTATTAACCTTTTGAGTAATAGAATCATCTCTAACTCGCCAATAATATTTAACTTCAGGATATACTCCTACACAATCACTTGCACAAAATAATTGTATTGAAAATAAAATATCTTGATATACTCTTCCTTCAGAAAATTTAAAATTATATTTATCAAAAAAATTCTTTTTAATGAATTTATTCCAAGAAGTCGTATCATAAATTAATTCATTGCACTCTAAAATATTTGTTTTTGGAAAAATTTCTCCAGATATTGAAATATCATGCAATATACTTTCCCATATGACACACTCATCATTAACCCTTAAAGCATCAAAAACAACAAAATCTGGATTAAATTTGTTTGAAAAATTATAAAGTTTTTCATATGCATCTAACTCTATAAAATCATCAGAATCATGAAAAACAATATACTCCCCGGAAACATTTTCTAAACCTATATTCCTACATACTGATGGGCCTAAACGTTCATTATTATTAATAATAATAATTCTTTTATCTTTTTTAGCATATTCTTTTAATAGTTTTAAAGAATCATCAGTAGAATTATCATTAATACAAATTATCTCTAAATCTGTCAATGTTTGATTTACAACACTATCTAAACTTTCTTCAAGATATTCTTCTGTGTTAAAAATTGGAATAACAATACTAATTAAAGGATTTTCAACTTTATCCCTACTTATTACATCATCAACAGACATATTATCAATTTAAATATTATTTCATTATAATCCCAATATTATTTGAGTTATAGAGCTTTATTTTATTGTTACCATATTTAATTACTTGATCATTAAAATTATTTAATTGATTTTTAGATAATTTGAATCTGCCTCTACCTATTTCTAAATAGATATTATATAAAATATTTTTATCTAATGCATATTTCCATTCAAGATAAAATTCCCTATTATCTTCATCAAAAGTGAAATAAACTCTATCATATTTTCTTTTGTATTCTATGTAAATTTTATAATTAATAGGTTTGTTTTTATTAGGAATAATTCTTATGCAATTATCATTAGCAAAAATTTCAAAAAAATCTTTACAATAAGAACTTATAATAGAAAAGTTACCAAATTTTGTAAAATGGAATTTAATATTAGGATTTCTACTTAATATTTTTACATTATTCTTTAAAAAATTAAATTCTTTTAATCGAAATAATTCTTTATTTCCACCAATAGATACAACTTCTAAGAAAATGTCATATGTATTAATATTATCCAAATCATCAAGGTTAATTTTTCCACTAAAAGAATTTATTTCATCATTTTCTTCAAGATTGAACGAATAAATATTCTCTTCCAATATTCCATATTTTTTAGTTAAACCTACAAAAGAA
It contains:
- a CDS encoding glycosyltransferase family 2 protein; its protein translation is MSVDDVISRDKVENPLISIVIPIFNTEEYLEESLDSVVNQTLTDLEIICINDNSTDDSLKLLKEYAKKDKRIIIINNNERLGPSVCRNIGLENVSGEYIVFHDSDDFIELDAYEKLYNFSNKFNPDFVVFDALRVNDECVIWESILHDISISGEIFPKTNILECNELIYDTTSWNKFIKKNFFDKYNFKFSEGRVYQDILFSIQLFCASDCVGVYPEVKYYWRVRDDSITQKVNNIKNLQDRIFITKEVINVLKSSKHEILLENLYKKLVEIDILQFINELDNCDDEYKRIMYEIVKPFVKKLPHDFFKNLNYIDKVKYDLFLNGNFESLNSLLVELNIQKTIISMMKEEYEYNKTYITKLKNSNLNAMSKNNNLKEEIRIIKSTKGWFKYKIINIYRRIFNKID